The Synechococcus sp. RS9909 genomic interval GGCCTTCGGGCAGCTGCTGCTGGAAGACGAGGCGGAGGATTGAATCCCTCCCGCTGCCGGATCATCGCCGTCGGCAAGGTGCGCAAAGGCTGGGTGCAGGAGGGGGTGGAGCTCTACCTCAAACGGCTGCCTGGGCTCCAGGTGCTGGAACTCAAGGACAGCAGCCAAGACAAGGAAGCGGCGGCGATCCGAGCGGCGTTGCGCTCCGATGAGCGGCCGGTGATGCTGATGGAGCAGGGGGAGAATCTCGCTTCGGTTCCCTTCGCCAAGCGGCTGCAGCAGTTCGGCAATGAACGCCTGGCCTTCGTGATCGGCGGCGCCGATGGACTCAGCGATGGGCTCAAAGCAGATGCCCACTGGCAGCTGAGCCTCTCACCGATGACCTTCCCCCATGAACTGGCCCGGCTGCTGCTGCTCGAGCAGCTCTACCGAGCCCAGGCCATTCTGCAGGGGAGCCCGTATCACCGGGCTTGAGACCCGTGGCATGGGTCCCATGCAGGGGGGGATCCCTGTTGCTGATCAGCCCGGCCAGCGCCAGGCGCCTCGTTCCAGGGTTGTCTGGCCTTGCACGTGTGTTGCTTCCAGCGCACGCTGCAACTGCACGTGGCGACAGTGCGCCTGCACCGCCAGCACCTCGATCAACTCCGGAGCATGGGCGATCACCCACACCTGGGCGCGCTCCGCCGCCGACTGGATCAGCCGCGCAAGAGGGGCCAGGAGGTCCGGGTGCAGGCTGCTCCTGCGGATCGACACCGCTCTGGAACAGGCTGCGGTCGGGATCAGCCATGCCGAGGCTGCTGCTGAGCAGATTGGACTGGCGCTATGAGCAACGCAGCTGCCACCACGATCCGCCAGCGGCTGGACGCCCTGAAACCACAGGTGTTGGCGGTGGCCACCAGCCATGGCGCCTCCAACCTCAGGATCTATGGATCCATCGCCACGGGCCGGGAACACCCCGCCAGCGATCTCGACTTGCTGGTCGACCTGCCTGAGGAGCAGTCCCTGCTGGGCCTGATCAGCCTGCGTCAGGACCTGGAAGACCTCCTGGGCTGCTCCGTGGACGTAACGGAAGCAGAGACCCTGCATCCCCTGATTCGCACTCAGATCCTGGAGCAAGCCCTGGCCCTGTGAACAAGGACCGCCTCTATCTCGAAAGCATTCGCGACTGCCTGGAGCGCATCGCCGAGTACACCGCTCCAGGGGAGCAGGCTTTCCTGACTTCGCGGCTGATCCAGGACGGCGTGATCCGCAACCTGGAGGTGAATCTCGCCAGGGTCTGGCGCACCGTGATCACGGATCTACCGCCGCTTACGATGCCCGCCCCGAGCTGGAATTCCTCTGGGATCTGTATCCAGTGGTGGATTGGCTCGCCGATCGCGGCCAGATCACCTTCCCCCGCCATTGCGCCCCGGTACTCCACCTCTCAGAAGGGCTGGATCCTGGTGAGGCGGTGATGGTGCTGCAGGGAACAATTCCCAACCAGAAAGGCATGCCTGTGGTGCAGGAATGGGTGGCGGTGCGCTTCGCCGGCAGTGGACTCAGGGTGATGGCGGTGGAGCCCTTTGAAACGGTGGCCGAACGGCTGCAGCTTGGCCGCAAGGCCTATGCCAATCCCGGTGCACCAATCCCGGAATCGCTGAAACAACAGCGCCAGGTGGCGGTGGATGCCGCGCACCGCTATCTGGTGCAGAAGCAGGAGGCCTGGAGTGCTCGGATGAAACCCGAACTGGAAGCCCAACGGGAGCGACTCAGGCAGCTGCGGGGTCGACAGCAAGAACAACTGCAGCTGGCTTACGAGAGCAGCCAGCGCCCTCAGCAGGTCAAAGAGAAACAACGCATCGCCGACCAGAGCCGGATCGATCGCCGCTTTGACGACCACGAACGGTTCATGCAAGAGGTGATGACGATCGAACCCGCCCCCTACTTGAAGTTGGTGGCCGTGCTGCACCGCGACAGCAGTTGAGCACCCGTTGCGTCAGAGACCTCAATAGCGTTCCAACACTGCCCATCCGAAACCACCTCACCATGAGCTCATCCACTTCCCTGATCACCTGCACACCAGGCGTGCGTAGCGGCAAAGCCTGCGTGGCTGGCACACGAATCAGCGTCTCAGATGTACTCGAGTACCTCGCCAGTGGCATGAGCCAAGAGGAGATCCTGGCGGACTTCCCCGATCTGCGACCAGAGCACATCCAGGCCGTGTTGCGCTACGCCGCCGATCGTGAAAAGCGGCTCAGCGAAGTCACCGTGGCCTGAACGAAACAATGAGGGGCCGTTTTCTGCTGGATGAGAATCTGAGCCCTCGGCTCGCTGCGGCGCTCTCGGAGTTGTTTCCAGGCAGCGTGCATGTGCGGGATGTTCAGTTAAGGGGCCAAAGCGATGAGCGGATCTGGGCCTTTGCAGCCGAAGGCGGCTACGCGATCGTCACCAAAGACGATGACTTTCGCGGCATGAGCCTGCTGCGCGGTGCGCCGCCGAAGGTGATCTGGCTGGTGGTGGGTAACACCAGCACAGCGGAGATCCTGCGCATCCTGCTCGCTCACACCACGGCCATCAAGACCTTCATCGCCGAACCGGTCACTTCTCTACTCACGCTGCGCAAGCCTTGACCCATGGCACTACCAGTGGGGGTCCCCCGGTTTTGAGGACAAGTCGGTAAGGGTCACGTCCTGACCACCAGACTGTGGTTCACGACGCAGCAGAAAGCCGAGGCCGTGGAGCTCTGCCTGCAGGAGGGCCTCTCCTGCAATGCCGTCGCTGAGCGGCTTGGGCTTCCCTCCAGCAGCCTGGCCCGCTGGGTGCGTCAGGCCCGCATCGACCGCGGTCAGGCCGGACCCCGTGATCAGGGCCTGCTCACCAGCGAGGAGCGCGCTGAACTCAACCGGCTCCGCAAGGAAAACCGTGAGCTCAGGAGGGAGAAGGATTTTTTCAGGCTGGCGGCAGCGCACTTTGCGAAAGAGCAGCTGCCGCCGAGAGGTTTCGCCTGATCGACCAGCTGGCCGCTCAGCACTCGGTCTCCTGGCTGTGCCGCCAGCTTGGGGTGGCCCGCAGTGGCTTCTACGCCTGGCGGCGCATCTGGAGTCGCGGAGAACTTGCTGCAGCAGGACTTCGCTGCTGGGCGGGCGACATCACCTATATCCGCACCACGGCGGGCTGGCGGTATCTGGCGGTGTGGATCGATCTGTTCAGTCGCCGCGTCGTCGGCTGGACGCTCGCTCCGCGGATGGATGCGACCCTGGTGATTGAGGCCCTCAACCGAGCCCTCGGCCAGCGGCATTTGGAGCCCGAGCAGCTGCAACGGGATCTGGCCTTCTGGATCGAGGGCTACTACAACCGCGAGCGTCGTCACTCAACGATCGATTACCTCAGTCCAATCGACTACGAACAGCAGTTCATCACTGCTCGTACATTCTCACCTGTGAACCCCTGAGACCTGTCCACGAAATCGGGGGAAGCCCACACCCACGAGTATTTGAAAGTCAGTGATCCAGTGGTTGGGGTGCGATCCAAACAGATCTGCCGGTTCTGATCGAGCACTGCAGCCAGCTGCTCAACCAGCTCGACAAGGGGAAGGGCTGACCCATGGCCACCCTCACGATCCGCAACCTCGACGAAGCCGTGCGCGATCGGCTTCGGCGTCGCGCCGCCGAGGACGGCCATTCGATGGAGGAAGAGGTGCGCCAGATTCTCAGGCAGCTGATCAGGGCCCCCAGGGCCTGGTGGCAGGCGCTGGAACAAGAAGGCCACAGCAATCCCTGGCTCCTCGGCAAACAAACGAACGCCGACTACGCCGCCGCCAGTGCAGCGTTTGCACAATGGGTGGAGTTCATCCACCAGGCCACGCTTTACAACGACGAGATTAGCGGCATTGCAGTCGCTTGAGCAGGAGCAAAAGGTCTTCAGACCAGCCTGCTCCGCTCAAATCGCCACACTCATCATCGGCAACCACGCCGCCGGGATCTCTCGCTCCAACCGCCAGCGAATTGCCATCGGGCGCTCACCCTCGTGACTCTCGTAGACGGCAAAGCCCAGACACGCA includes:
- a CDS encoding DUF5615 family PIN-like protein, with the protein product MRGRFLLDENLSPRLAAALSELFPGSVHVRDVQLRGQSDERIWAFAAEGGYAIVTKDDDFRGMSLLRGAPPKVIWLVVGNTSTAEILRILLAHTTAIKTFIAEPVTSLLTLRKP
- a CDS encoding DUF433 domain-containing protein: MSSSTSLITCTPGVRSGKACVAGTRISVSDVLEYLASGMSQEEILADFPDLRPEHIQAVLRYAADREKRLSEVTVA
- a CDS encoding DDE-type integrase/transposase/recombinase, translating into MARSGFYAWRRIWSRGELAAAGLRCWAGDITYIRTTAGWRYLAVWIDLFSRRVVGWTLAPRMDATLVIEALNRALGQRHLEPEQLQRDLAFWIEGYYNRERRHSTIDYLSPIDYEQQFITARTFSPVNP
- a CDS encoding 23S rRNA (pseudouridine(1915)-N(3))-methyltransferase RlmH translates to MNPSRCRIIAVGKVRKGWVQEGVELYLKRLPGLQVLELKDSSQDKEAAAIRAALRSDERPVMLMEQGENLASVPFAKRLQQFGNERLAFVIGGADGLSDGLKADAHWQLSLSPMTFPHELARLLLLEQLYRAQAILQGSPYHRA
- a CDS encoding DUF86 domain-containing protein, whose protein sequence is MNKDRLYLESIRDCLERIAEYTAPGEQAFLTSRLIQDGVIRNLEVNLARVWRTVITDLPPLTMPAPSWNSSGICIQWWIGSPIAARSPSPAIAPRYSTSQKGWILVRR
- a CDS encoding nucleotidyltransferase family protein; this encodes MSNAAATTIRQRLDALKPQVLAVATSHGASNLRIYGSIATGREHPASDLDLLVDLPEEQSLLGLISLRQDLEDLLGCSVDVTEAETLHPLIRTQILEQALAL
- a CDS encoding transposase; its protein translation is MELCLQEGLSCNAVAERLGLPSSSLARWVRQARIDRGQAGPRDQGLLTSEERAELNRLRKENRELRREKDFFRLAAAHFAKEQLPPRGFA